One part of the Paramormyrops kingsleyae isolate MSU_618 chromosome 2, PKINGS_0.4, whole genome shotgun sequence genome encodes these proteins:
- the thoc5 gene encoding THO complex subunit 5 homolog isoform X1 encodes MSSDALKKRKPKVIRNEGGTPENKRSRGDGDQDVKVYNEEAELEGRSPAQDHEQYKETCESLARLMAEIQELKSAGAKDGSVEIEERRMQSCIHFMTLKKLNRLAHMRLKKGRDQTHEAKQRVDALHLQLQNLLYEVMHLQKEISKCLEFKSKHEEIELVTLDEFFQEAPPEISRLQFTKDDPHQQTLARLDWELEQRKRLAEKYKDSLASKEKILKSIEVKKEYLSSLQPGLNAIMQASLPVQEYLCMPFEHVQKQNEVARHLPPPLYVLLVQVNAYSQACDKSITVSISGDVDEAKALSKPPEDSQDDESDSDAEEELQNTQKRRRPTLGVQLDDKRREMLKPHPLSLCVDLKCKDGSVLHLFFYYLMNLNIMTVKAKVSTAADLAGAISAGELLNSETLLSCLYANDKGSETPNPANRYQFDKVGIATFGDYVSELGHPYIWVQNLGGLQFPSDRPEAPPDGKSLSASHMESSMKLLKGRLQSRLALHKQFSSLEHSIVPVSSECQHLFPAKVVSRLARWTTMTYLEYAELPYTQHVVQAGLAQDTDLYFLAQVERGTACLQAAMVLNPRYPEVTPLFALSLNWKGERTGRTDDNLRAMESEVNVFRMELQGPRPGYQLLTNQLQRLCLCLDVYLETESQDDSVEGPREFPREKMCLRTVRGPNRLKPFKYNHPQGFFSHR; translated from the exons ATGTCTTCCGATGCCCTGAAAAAGCGAAAACCTAAAGTGATCCGCAACGAGGGAGGCACCCCAGAGAACAAGCGCAGCAGAGGGGACGGTGACCAG GATGTGAAGGTATATaatgaggaggcggagctggaaGGCAGGAGCCCCGCTCAAGACCATGAACAATACAAGGAGACCTGTGAGAGTCTGGCTAGGCTCATGGCTGAGATCCAGGAGCTGAAGAGTGCAGGAGCCAAAGATGGA TCAGTAGAAATTGAGGAGCGCCGAATGCAGAGTTGCATCCACTTCATGACGCTGAAGAAGCTCAACCGCCTGGCACACATGCGGCTGAAAAAGGGGCGTGACCAAACCCATGAG GCCAAGCAGCGAGTTGATGCCCTTCATCTGCAGCTGCAGAATCTGCTGTATGAAGTCATGCACCTTCAGAAAGAGATCAGCAAGTGTCTTGAATTCAA GTCCAAGCACGAAGAGATAGAACTTGTTACTTTGGATGAATTTTTCCAGGAAGCACCACCTGAAATCTCTCGGCTACAATTCACAAAGGATGACCCCCACCAGCAGACGTTAGCCCGCCTAGACTGGGAGCTGGAGCAGAGAAAGAG ACTTGCAGAAAAGTACAAAGACTCACTGGCTAGTAAGGAAAAGATTCTGAAGAGCATTGAGGTGAAGAAGGAGTACTTGAGTAGCTTGCAGCCAGGTCTTAATGCTATCATGCAG GCCTCCCTTCCTGTGCAGGAGTACCTGTGCATGCCATTTGAGCATGTGCAGAAGCAAAATGAAGTGGCCAGACACCTGCCCCCGCCTCTGTATGTGCTTCTCGTCCAGGTCAATGCCTACAGTCAGGCCTGTG ATAAAAGCATCACTGTGTCAATTAGTGGTGATGTGGATGAAGCCAAGGCCTTGTCCAAACCACCAGAGGACTCCCAAG ATGATGAGAGCGATTCTGACGCAGAGGAGGAGCTTCAGAACACA CAGAAGAGACGGCGGCCAACACTCGGTGTACAGCTGGATGACAAGCGCAGGGAGATGCTGAAGCCTCATCCCCTGTCCCTCTGTGTGGACCTCAAGTGTAAAG ATGGCAGTGTTCTGCATCTATTCTTCTACTACCTGATGAACCTGAACATTATGACTGTGAAGGCCAAGGTGTCTACAGCTGCAGACCTGGCCGGAGCCATCAGTGCTGG AGAGCTGCTGAATTCAGAGACTTTGCTCAGCTGCCTGTATGCTAATGACAAAGGTTCAGAGACTCCTAATCCAGCCAATCGATACCAGTTTGACAAAGTGGG GATTGCCACATTTGGGGACTACGTGTCAGAGCTGGGACACCCCTACATCTGGGTACAAAATCTTGGAGGGCTCCAGTTCCCCAGCGACAGGCCAGAG GCTCCCCCAGATGGAAAATCCCTGAGTGCCAGCCACATGGAGAGCAGCATGAAACTGCTGAAGGGCCGCCTGCAGTCTCGCCTTGCCTTGCACAAGCAGTTCAGTTCCCTGG AGCACAGCATAGTACCCGTATCAAGCGAATGTCAGCACCTTTTCCCAGCCAAAGTGGTCTCCCGTCTGGCCCGATGGACCACTATGACCTACCTGGAGTATGCG GAGCTTCCCTATACCCAGCATGTAGTCCAGGCTGGCTTGGCGCAGGACACTGACCTGTACTTCCTGGCTCAGGTAGAAAGAGGCACTG CGTGCTTGCAGGCGGCAATGGTGCTAAACCCACGCTACCCTGAGGTCACCCCGCTGTTTGCACTCTCCCTCAACTGGAAAGGGGAGCGCACTGGCCGTACTGATGACAACCTGAGG GCCATGGAGAGCGAGGTGAATGTGTTCAGGATGGAGCTGCAGGGGCCCCGCCCAGGCTATCAGCTGCTGACCAATCAGCTGCAGCGGCTCTGCCTGTGCCTGGACGTGTATCTGGAGACAGAGAGCCAGGATGATAGCGTAGAGGGCCCACGTGAGTTCCCTCGGGAGAAGATGTGCCTGCGGACAGTGAG GGGTCCGAACAGGCTGAAGCCTTTTAAATACAACCATCCCCAGGGCTTCTTCAGTCACCGCTGA
- the tfip11 gene encoding tuftelin-interacting protein 11 isoform X2, producing MGYVPGKGLGKNSQGIVNPIEAKVRKGKGAVGAYGNERTQQSLQDFPVVDSEEEEEKEFQRELGQWRREPGVGKKKPKYSYKTVEELKARGKVAGKSLSAPAAELAQVKVIDMTGREQKVYYSYRQMSQKHSVPEETPLSIEARDQKGSSFALPELEHNLQLLIDLTEQDILQSARRLQHERDVVVSLTHESSVLQERLTEEQKTLGRLEAVLDLVERFEASDGEGGTPLTLQECASIFETLQSEYYQEYKVLGLGDLAVSVVHPLLREKLRSWDPLKDSTYGLEEVGQWRAILESRQIHHNAPDSSQMDPYHRLLWEVWVPVMRSTVSSWQPRIVGAMVDCVESWSPLLPLWILDHVLEQLIFPRLQREVEAWNPLTDTVPIHSWLHPWLPLLQVRLEPLYPPIRSKLAHALQRWHPSDGSARLILQPWRDVFTPGAWEAFMLKNIVPKLALCLGELVVNPHQQHMDPFHWVMDWEGMLSLSSLVGLLDKNFFPKWLQVLCSWLSNSPNYEEITKWYLGWKSMFSDAVLAHPLVKEKFNEALDIMNRAVSSGIGGYLQPGARENIAYLTHTERRKDFQYEALQERREAESVAQRAIGAAGLPTNFKDLVQAKAEENNIVFMPLVAKRHEGKQLYTFGRIVIYIDRGVVFVQGEKTWVPTSLQSLIDKAK from the exons ATGGGTTATGTGCCGGGAAAAGGCTTGGGCAAGAATTCCCAGG GTATTGTGAATCCGATTGAGGCCAAAGTGCGTAAGGGCAAAGGTGCTGTAGGAGCCTATGGAAATGAGAGGACCCAGCAGTCCCTGCAGGATTTCCCCGTTGTGGACtcggaagaagaagaagagaag GAATTTCAACGGGAACTGGGCCAGTGGCGCCGAGAGCCAGGTGTAGGGAAGAAGAAGCCAAAGTACTCCTACAAGACCGTGGAGGAGCTGAAAGCACGGGGCAAGGTGGCCGGGAAGAGTCTGAGCGCGCCTGCTGCAGAGCTGGCTCAGGTCAAG GTCATTGACATGACTGGTCGGGAGCAGAAGGTATATTATAGCTACAGGCAGATGAGTCAGAAGCACAGCGTGCCAGAGGAGACCCCGCTGAGCATTGAAGCACGGGACCAGAAAGGCTCTAGCTTTGCACTGCCCGAACTGGAACATAATCTTCAGCTGCTGATTGATCTGACAGAACAGGACATCCTGCAG AGCGCACGGAGGCTGCAGCACGAGCGTGACGTAGTCGTGTCCCTGACACATGAGAGCTCGGTCCTGCAGGAGCGGCTGACTGAGGAGCAGAAGACTCTGGGCCGCTTAGAAGCTGTGTTGGACCTGGTGGAGCGTTTCGAGGCTTCTGATGGTGAAGGGGGCACTCCGCTCACCCTGCAGGAATGTGCCAGTATCTTTGAGACGCTGCAGTCCGAGTATTACCAGGAGTATAAGGTTCTGGGTCTGGGGGACCTTGCCGTGTCAGTGGTGCACCCTCTGCTCAGGGAGAAGCTCCGCAGCTGGGACCCCTTGAAG GACAGCACATATGGCCTGGAAGAGGTGGGCCAGTGGAGAGCCATTCTGGAGTCCCGGCAGATTCACCACAATGCCCCTGATAGCTCACAGATGGACCCATATCACAG GTTGTTGTGGGAGGTCTGGGTCCCTGTGATGAGGAGCACTGTGTCCAGTTGGCAGCCCCGCATTGTGGGCGCCATGGTGGACTGCGTGGAGAGCTGGTCGCCTCTGCTGCCGCTTTGGATCCTGGACCATGTGCTGGAGCAGCTCATCTTTCCACGTTTGCAGAGAGAG GTGGAGGCCTGGAACCCCCTGACAGACACGGTGCCCATCCATTCCTGGCTACACCCCTGGCTGCCACTGCTGCAGGTCCGGCTAGAGCCGCTGTACCCCCCCATCCGCAGCAAGCTTGCCCATGCACTGCAGCGCTGGCACCCCAGCGACGGCTCCGCTCGCCTCATCTTACAGCCTTGGAGGGATGTGTTCACCCCCGGGGCTTGGGAGGCCTTCATGCTCAAGAACATCGTGCCAAAGCTGG CACTATGTCTGGGCGAACTGGTGGTGAACCCACACCAGCAACACATGGATCCTTTTCACTGGGTCATGGACTGGGAGGGCATGCTCTCGCTCTCCAGCCTAGTGGGGCTTCTTGACAAGAACTTCTTCCCCAAGTGGCTGCAA GTTCTATGCTCCTGGCTGAGCAACAGCCCAAATTACGAGGAGATCACCAAGTGGTACCTGGGCTGGAAGTCCATGTTCTCCGATGCTGTGCTGGCCCACCCGCTGGTCAAGGAGAAGTTCAATGAGGCACTGGATATCATGAACCGCGCCGTATCCTCTGGAATAG GTGGGTACCTCCAGCCAGGCGCCCGGGAGAACATTGCCTACCTGACGCATACGGAGAGGCGGAAAGACTTCCAGTATGAGGCGCTGCAGGAGCGCCGCGAGGCTGAGAGCGTGGCCCAGCGCGCCATCGGGGCAGCCGGCCTGCCCACCAACTTCAAGGACCTGGTCCAGGCCAAGGCTGAGGAGAACAACATAGTGTTCATGCCGCTGGTGGCCAAGCGGCACGAGGGCAAGCAGCTGTACACGTTTGGCCGCATCGTCATCTACATTGACCGCGGTGTGGTGTTTGTGCAGGGGGAGAAGACCTGGGTCCCCACCTCCCTGCAGAGCCTCATTGATAAGGCCAAGTAA
- the thoc5 gene encoding THO complex subunit 5 homolog isoform X2, with protein sequence MSSDALKKRKPKVIRNEGGTPENKRSRGDGDQDVKVYNEEAELEGRSPAQDHEQYKETCESLARLMAEIQELKSAGAKDGSVEIEERRMQSCIHFMTLKKLNRLAHMRLKKGRDQTHEAKQRVDALHLQLQNLLYEVMHLQKEISKCLEFKSKHEEIELVTLDEFFQEAPPEISRLQFTKDDPHQQTLARLDWELEQRKRLAEKYKDSLASKEKILKSIEVKKEYLSSLQPGLNAIMQASLPVQEYLCMPFEHVQKQNEVARHLPPPLYVLLVQVNAYSQACDKSITVSISGDVDEAKALSKPPEDSQDDESDSDAEEELQNTKRRRPTLGVQLDDKRREMLKPHPLSLCVDLKCKDGSVLHLFFYYLMNLNIMTVKAKVSTAADLAGAISAGELLNSETLLSCLYANDKGSETPNPANRYQFDKVGIATFGDYVSELGHPYIWVQNLGGLQFPSDRPEAPPDGKSLSASHMESSMKLLKGRLQSRLALHKQFSSLEHSIVPVSSECQHLFPAKVVSRLARWTTMTYLEYAELPYTQHVVQAGLAQDTDLYFLAQVERGTACLQAAMVLNPRYPEVTPLFALSLNWKGERTGRTDDNLRAMESEVNVFRMELQGPRPGYQLLTNQLQRLCLCLDVYLETESQDDSVEGPREFPREKMCLRTVRGPNRLKPFKYNHPQGFFSHR encoded by the exons ATGTCTTCCGATGCCCTGAAAAAGCGAAAACCTAAAGTGATCCGCAACGAGGGAGGCACCCCAGAGAACAAGCGCAGCAGAGGGGACGGTGACCAG GATGTGAAGGTATATaatgaggaggcggagctggaaGGCAGGAGCCCCGCTCAAGACCATGAACAATACAAGGAGACCTGTGAGAGTCTGGCTAGGCTCATGGCTGAGATCCAGGAGCTGAAGAGTGCAGGAGCCAAAGATGGA TCAGTAGAAATTGAGGAGCGCCGAATGCAGAGTTGCATCCACTTCATGACGCTGAAGAAGCTCAACCGCCTGGCACACATGCGGCTGAAAAAGGGGCGTGACCAAACCCATGAG GCCAAGCAGCGAGTTGATGCCCTTCATCTGCAGCTGCAGAATCTGCTGTATGAAGTCATGCACCTTCAGAAAGAGATCAGCAAGTGTCTTGAATTCAA GTCCAAGCACGAAGAGATAGAACTTGTTACTTTGGATGAATTTTTCCAGGAAGCACCACCTGAAATCTCTCGGCTACAATTCACAAAGGATGACCCCCACCAGCAGACGTTAGCCCGCCTAGACTGGGAGCTGGAGCAGAGAAAGAG ACTTGCAGAAAAGTACAAAGACTCACTGGCTAGTAAGGAAAAGATTCTGAAGAGCATTGAGGTGAAGAAGGAGTACTTGAGTAGCTTGCAGCCAGGTCTTAATGCTATCATGCAG GCCTCCCTTCCTGTGCAGGAGTACCTGTGCATGCCATTTGAGCATGTGCAGAAGCAAAATGAAGTGGCCAGACACCTGCCCCCGCCTCTGTATGTGCTTCTCGTCCAGGTCAATGCCTACAGTCAGGCCTGTG ATAAAAGCATCACTGTGTCAATTAGTGGTGATGTGGATGAAGCCAAGGCCTTGTCCAAACCACCAGAGGACTCCCAAG ATGATGAGAGCGATTCTGACGCAGAGGAGGAGCTTCAGAACACA AAGAGACGGCGGCCAACACTCGGTGTACAGCTGGATGACAAGCGCAGGGAGATGCTGAAGCCTCATCCCCTGTCCCTCTGTGTGGACCTCAAGTGTAAAG ATGGCAGTGTTCTGCATCTATTCTTCTACTACCTGATGAACCTGAACATTATGACTGTGAAGGCCAAGGTGTCTACAGCTGCAGACCTGGCCGGAGCCATCAGTGCTGG AGAGCTGCTGAATTCAGAGACTTTGCTCAGCTGCCTGTATGCTAATGACAAAGGTTCAGAGACTCCTAATCCAGCCAATCGATACCAGTTTGACAAAGTGGG GATTGCCACATTTGGGGACTACGTGTCAGAGCTGGGACACCCCTACATCTGGGTACAAAATCTTGGAGGGCTCCAGTTCCCCAGCGACAGGCCAGAG GCTCCCCCAGATGGAAAATCCCTGAGTGCCAGCCACATGGAGAGCAGCATGAAACTGCTGAAGGGCCGCCTGCAGTCTCGCCTTGCCTTGCACAAGCAGTTCAGTTCCCTGG AGCACAGCATAGTACCCGTATCAAGCGAATGTCAGCACCTTTTCCCAGCCAAAGTGGTCTCCCGTCTGGCCCGATGGACCACTATGACCTACCTGGAGTATGCG GAGCTTCCCTATACCCAGCATGTAGTCCAGGCTGGCTTGGCGCAGGACACTGACCTGTACTTCCTGGCTCAGGTAGAAAGAGGCACTG CGTGCTTGCAGGCGGCAATGGTGCTAAACCCACGCTACCCTGAGGTCACCCCGCTGTTTGCACTCTCCCTCAACTGGAAAGGGGAGCGCACTGGCCGTACTGATGACAACCTGAGG GCCATGGAGAGCGAGGTGAATGTGTTCAGGATGGAGCTGCAGGGGCCCCGCCCAGGCTATCAGCTGCTGACCAATCAGCTGCAGCGGCTCTGCCTGTGCCTGGACGTGTATCTGGAGACAGAGAGCCAGGATGATAGCGTAGAGGGCCCACGTGAGTTCCCTCGGGAGAAGATGTGCCTGCGGACAGTGAG GGGTCCGAACAGGCTGAAGCCTTTTAAATACAACCATCCCCAGGGCTTCTTCAGTCACCGCTGA
- the tfip11 gene encoding tuftelin-interacting protein 11 isoform X1: MSMSHLYGRRGNNNEDDDDGVEIENFEVTEWDLANEFNPDRRRHRQTKEDATYGIWAEHDSDEERPSFGGKRSKDYTAPVNFVSAGLRKTATEEREQQKQDSDDSDSDRDGVQPARESAPKKLQTGGNFKSSQKTFAGGIRAGHDLGTWEKHTRGIGQKLLQKMGYVPGKGLGKNSQGIVNPIEAKVRKGKGAVGAYGNERTQQSLQDFPVVDSEEEEEKEFQRELGQWRREPGVGKKKPKYSYKTVEELKARGKVAGKSLSAPAAELAQVKVIDMTGREQKVYYSYRQMSQKHSVPEETPLSIEARDQKGSSFALPELEHNLQLLIDLTEQDILQSARRLQHERDVVVSLTHESSVLQERLTEEQKTLGRLEAVLDLVERFEASDGEGGTPLTLQECASIFETLQSEYYQEYKVLGLGDLAVSVVHPLLREKLRSWDPLKDSTYGLEEVGQWRAILESRQIHHNAPDSSQMDPYHRLLWEVWVPVMRSTVSSWQPRIVGAMVDCVESWSPLLPLWILDHVLEQLIFPRLQREVEAWNPLTDTVPIHSWLHPWLPLLQVRLEPLYPPIRSKLAHALQRWHPSDGSARLILQPWRDVFTPGAWEAFMLKNIVPKLALCLGELVVNPHQQHMDPFHWVMDWEGMLSLSSLVGLLDKNFFPKWLQVLCSWLSNSPNYEEITKWYLGWKSMFSDAVLAHPLVKEKFNEALDIMNRAVSSGIGGYLQPGARENIAYLTHTERRKDFQYEALQERREAESVAQRAIGAAGLPTNFKDLVQAKAEENNIVFMPLVAKRHEGKQLYTFGRIVIYIDRGVVFVQGEKTWVPTSLQSLIDKAK, translated from the exons GTCAAAGGATTACACAGCCCCTGTCAATTTTGTGAGCGCAGGACTGCGCAAAACTGCCACTGAGGAAAGAGAGCAGCAGAAGCAGGATTCTGATGATTCTGATTCAGACAGAGATGGGGTGCAACCTGCCCGTGAGAGCGCCCCAAAGAAACTGCAAACG GGTGGAAACTTCAAGAGCTCCCAGAAGACGTTTGCTGGTGGAATCCGGGCTGGACATGACCTAGGAACGTGGGAGAAGCACACTCGTGGGATTGGGCAGAAACTGCTACAGAAGATGGGTTATGTGCCGGGAAAAGGCTTGGGCAAGAATTCCCAGG GTATTGTGAATCCGATTGAGGCCAAAGTGCGTAAGGGCAAAGGTGCTGTAGGAGCCTATGGAAATGAGAGGACCCAGCAGTCCCTGCAGGATTTCCCCGTTGTGGACtcggaagaagaagaagagaag GAATTTCAACGGGAACTGGGCCAGTGGCGCCGAGAGCCAGGTGTAGGGAAGAAGAAGCCAAAGTACTCCTACAAGACCGTGGAGGAGCTGAAAGCACGGGGCAAGGTGGCCGGGAAGAGTCTGAGCGCGCCTGCTGCAGAGCTGGCTCAGGTCAAG GTCATTGACATGACTGGTCGGGAGCAGAAGGTATATTATAGCTACAGGCAGATGAGTCAGAAGCACAGCGTGCCAGAGGAGACCCCGCTGAGCATTGAAGCACGGGACCAGAAAGGCTCTAGCTTTGCACTGCCCGAACTGGAACATAATCTTCAGCTGCTGATTGATCTGACAGAACAGGACATCCTGCAG AGCGCACGGAGGCTGCAGCACGAGCGTGACGTAGTCGTGTCCCTGACACATGAGAGCTCGGTCCTGCAGGAGCGGCTGACTGAGGAGCAGAAGACTCTGGGCCGCTTAGAAGCTGTGTTGGACCTGGTGGAGCGTTTCGAGGCTTCTGATGGTGAAGGGGGCACTCCGCTCACCCTGCAGGAATGTGCCAGTATCTTTGAGACGCTGCAGTCCGAGTATTACCAGGAGTATAAGGTTCTGGGTCTGGGGGACCTTGCCGTGTCAGTGGTGCACCCTCTGCTCAGGGAGAAGCTCCGCAGCTGGGACCCCTTGAAG GACAGCACATATGGCCTGGAAGAGGTGGGCCAGTGGAGAGCCATTCTGGAGTCCCGGCAGATTCACCACAATGCCCCTGATAGCTCACAGATGGACCCATATCACAG GTTGTTGTGGGAGGTCTGGGTCCCTGTGATGAGGAGCACTGTGTCCAGTTGGCAGCCCCGCATTGTGGGCGCCATGGTGGACTGCGTGGAGAGCTGGTCGCCTCTGCTGCCGCTTTGGATCCTGGACCATGTGCTGGAGCAGCTCATCTTTCCACGTTTGCAGAGAGAG GTGGAGGCCTGGAACCCCCTGACAGACACGGTGCCCATCCATTCCTGGCTACACCCCTGGCTGCCACTGCTGCAGGTCCGGCTAGAGCCGCTGTACCCCCCCATCCGCAGCAAGCTTGCCCATGCACTGCAGCGCTGGCACCCCAGCGACGGCTCCGCTCGCCTCATCTTACAGCCTTGGAGGGATGTGTTCACCCCCGGGGCTTGGGAGGCCTTCATGCTCAAGAACATCGTGCCAAAGCTGG CACTATGTCTGGGCGAACTGGTGGTGAACCCACACCAGCAACACATGGATCCTTTTCACTGGGTCATGGACTGGGAGGGCATGCTCTCGCTCTCCAGCCTAGTGGGGCTTCTTGACAAGAACTTCTTCCCCAAGTGGCTGCAA GTTCTATGCTCCTGGCTGAGCAACAGCCCAAATTACGAGGAGATCACCAAGTGGTACCTGGGCTGGAAGTCCATGTTCTCCGATGCTGTGCTGGCCCACCCGCTGGTCAAGGAGAAGTTCAATGAGGCACTGGATATCATGAACCGCGCCGTATCCTCTGGAATAG GTGGGTACCTCCAGCCAGGCGCCCGGGAGAACATTGCCTACCTGACGCATACGGAGAGGCGGAAAGACTTCCAGTATGAGGCGCTGCAGGAGCGCCGCGAGGCTGAGAGCGTGGCCCAGCGCGCCATCGGGGCAGCCGGCCTGCCCACCAACTTCAAGGACCTGGTCCAGGCCAAGGCTGAGGAGAACAACATAGTGTTCATGCCGCTGGTGGCCAAGCGGCACGAGGGCAAGCAGCTGTACACGTTTGGCCGCATCGTCATCTACATTGACCGCGGTGTGGTGTTTGTGCAGGGGGAGAAGACCTGGGTCCCCACCTCCCTGCAGAGCCTCATTGATAAGGCCAAGTAA